Proteins encoded in a region of the Populus alba chromosome 13, ASM523922v2, whole genome shotgun sequence genome:
- the LOC118050373 gene encoding uncharacterized protein, producing MAQVIARLPLNYRSFEENVGFSDDPAYFTDIVFGFLEEQEVSPDSSCASGGEYNEEDEDEISPCNVEENKKFWDEQNQLLQATLYRTSSLEAKIRQATKDTLKEINGVGMHCLCGKPVAGDCRDCLQREISIRLQNEGYNCAICKSKWKRSEEIPSGEHTFLEVVGKLSSKKGEVRVVIELNFRAEFEMAKANQEYNQLISRLPEVFVGKADRLKGLIKILCSAAKKCMKEKKMHLGPWRKHKYMQSKWIATCERATPAPLPRGFSDRPAKPRASMLTYDLLETLPVLHCTAVKVL from the exons ATGGCTCAAGTCATAGCCAGATTGCCTCTAAACTACCGGAGTTTTGAAGAGAATGTCGGGTTTTCCGACGATCCGGCGTATTTTACCGACATTGTTTTCGGTTTTTTGGAAGAACAAGAAGTGTCCCCTGATAGCTCATGTGCTTCAGGTGGTGAATATAACGAGGAGGATGAAGATGAGATTAGTCCTTGTAACGTTGAAGAGAACAAGAAATTTTGGGATGAACAAAACCAACTTCTTCAG GCAACATTGTATAGGACAAGTTCTCTCGAGGCCAAGATTCGTCAAGCTACAAAAGATACTCTGAAGGAAATTAATGGGGTTGGCATGCATTGTTTGTGTGGGAAACCGGTGGCCGGAGATTGCCGGGATTGCTTGCAAAGAGAAATCTCAATCCGGCTTCAAAATGAAGGTTATAATTGTGCCATCTGCAAGTCAAAGTGGAAGAGATCTGAAGAAATCCCTTCAG GGGAACACACTTTTTTGGAAGTGGTGGGCAAATTAAGTTCAAAGAAAGGAGAGGTGAGAGTCGTAATCGAGTTGAATTTTCGAGCAGAATTCGAGATGGCGAAAGCAAATCAAGAATACAATCAGCTAATTAGCCGGCTACCAGAAGTATTTGTAGGCAAAGCAGACAGGCTAAAGGGCTTGATCAAAATACTATGTTCTGCAGCTAAAAAGTgcatgaaggagaagaagatgcaCTTGGGTCCATGGAGAAAGCATAAATATATGCAATCCAAGTGGATAGCCACATGTGAGAGAGCAACACCGGCACCGTTGCCCCGGGGGTTTTCTGACCGGCCGGCGAAGCCTAGAGCATCCATGTTAACTTATGATCTACTGGAGACCTTGCCTGTCTTGCATTGCACAGCAGTTAAAGTCTTGTGA